In Solenopsis invicta isolate M01_SB chromosome 6, UNIL_Sinv_3.0, whole genome shotgun sequence, the genomic window AGAGCTAGTCGAAGAGCACGTGCCGTATCCACAACAACACCTGTCCCGCCGTGCAGAAGTCGATGCAAGCTACCTCGTGCCATGTACTGGGAGACGGTTGCCAACTGCGGGGGTTGATTCACGCAGCCAAGGACTGGCAGAACATTCGGGTGCGAGAAGATTCTCAGCTTCGGGAACTCCTCGTTGAAGTCCCTGGAGATACGCGCGGTGCAGTCGCGGATATTCAGTATCTTGGCGACGATATCATTGTTCTGCCAACGGCCTCTCCAGGTTTCCCCACTCGGTGTGCTCGCGAGATGCATATGAAGGGCCAGATCAGCCATACTGATCCCTTTGTGCCTCGAAAGAGTCGCATCtcctgaaaaataatataaagaaattaaaatgtacctTTTTAGTATATTATCATCCcctttttaaagatttaagaaatactTACGGCTTCTGGTCTTCAATCCTAACCAGCTTTGATCTTTGAATTGTATCTTCTTCAAATCCTGTCCATATTCCACTGCTAAATCTAATGAAACAAGAAATATATTCGATGTGATATATGAAAGGTGGAAGAATTAACTCagaatgtacatatttttatgtaccGTGCAATCTCTTGGCCACAACACCTCTGGCTTTATCGAGAGGAGTGTCGCCGTCCTTGTTGGCAATGGACACGAGAGCACCAGCCGCAACCAATTCCTCCGCAACCGCTTGGTCCCCCCAGAAACAAGCATAATGTAAGGCAGTATTTCCATGTTCGTTTGTGACGTTCACGTCGGCACGGTTTCTAAGCAACTGCAAATCGAGTTATGTGTTGTAtgctttaaatatatcttaacaTTCACAAACAGcattgttaaatccatttctcATTACCAATTGCACTATGTCTTTGTGTCCATGCGCTGAGGCTAGGTGCAATGGTGTGTCATCTCCTCTGTTGGTGGCATTAATACGTGCTCCTCTGCTGACCAATAACTCTGCCAATTTTAAGTGGCCTTCTTTACAGCACCAATGAAGTGGACTGAATCCATGATCATCTCTGCACACAGAACAtgttcaatgaaatattttgaagtaTCTTTTTATAGCAGgtactaaaatttaaattattatataagtcaAATATAAGcagtttctttaaatattatttaatgaataagaTTCCTTAGAAACGTCACAGATAAAACCAGAGTTGTGAtgtacatttcaaaattatgtctacataaatttattattgtttactgCCAGAATAAAATTAGGCAATTTAATAAACAAGTATAATGTTTACAATACAATGATAGACATTTTGACCTTTTACATTAAAGTCGTCTTCAATTGATGTTACAAATTTAAACTaataacaaattacaattatattatccCTAATGATATCATGATAACATTAATGCGAAAGGTTGAAATGTCTGTTATTGcgttgtaaatattaattactaactGTCCTGGCTCAATTAGCCCTACTtgttaattattgataatattaaaaagaagcCTATTgctttgtttttataattgttttaataaatcttttttttttagattgtaAACAAtacaagtaattttaaattaaataacacaatataattaagttgtaagaaaaaataaataaattataagatgattataattttagtattaataaaacaaaaatatatataatattaaaaattaaaaaagatagataatagaatataatttttactatttctgatgaaatttatatctttaGTAATCCATAATAATTGCttgcataaattattcattaaatatagtttccattatatacatgtaatgcggattatttatattttatatgtaaacgcCCAACTCTGGATAAAACTTACAATCTGCTACAATCACAGTCTTTTCAGTTATCTTAacaattacttaataaatttctcATCTTCTTGGAATACCTAAGAAAAGCTTCTTATGAAAAATACTTTTCACAGAATTGTTCATCCAGCCAGCCTAATTATAGAGTCAGAGAGACTACAACGTTCGACGGAACGAGTCCCTTCCAAAAAAGGAGTTCTGGAGTAGTTACCCCTGGTTCATGTCATGCTCGGTGTCGTCCAGCCAGACGCGAACCTGCATAGCGTTGCCCTCGCGACACCACTGAAATATATCCTCCATTTTCGCGCTGTTATCATGTACAGAGGCAGTAAACACACAACAGGCGACGCCGTGAACGAGCTATATCAAGTCGGTCTGAAGTGCTCCGAAACTGCCAGCCGTCATACGCTAAATATAGCCATGTTCCTGACACTAACACCAGCGCGGCAACCTCATTACTCGCCGCGTGCGTATATAACTGTGGCGTTTCTCTTGCAGAAGTGAGGAAAAGAAACACCCCCGTATCAGTTGGAATCGCGCATCTCGCGGATTCGACGCAGCCCTCGAAAGTCGCGTGATTGCGCGCCGATTCACGGTGCGGGTGACCATATACGAACCGACGGCGAGATGTATAGAACGGTCGACCCACACCAGCATCGCGGTGGGCGGACACCAACCCAACCGTCATGTATACCCCTTCACGCCGCATCCTGCTCAATCTTGTTCCACGAGAATCCAACGGAGCAACCAAGCAACAGATGAGAAAATGGACATCTCCCACGAGACGCCGTCTAGGTCTGTTCTCATTCGCCGCAAGTTCGTGGCGAGATTCGTGAAGTGCGGTCTACTGTCGGTAAAATCCATCGCGTAGCTTTCGTGTCTTCCTCTACACTCGTGCTCGCGTCTGTCCCCATTCTCGGTACAGCGGATTCACGCGCGAATCAA contains:
- the LOC105200508 gene encoding integrin-linked protein kinase homolog pat-4 — encoded protein: MEDIFQWCREGNAMQVRVWLDDTEHDMNQGDDHGFSPLHWCCKEGHLKLAELLVSRGARINATNRGDDTPLHLASAHGHKDIVQLLLRNRADVNVTNEHGNTALHYACFWGDQAVAEELVAAGALVSIANKDGDTPLDKARGVVAKRLHDLAVEYGQDLKKIQFKDQSWLGLKTRSRDATLSRHKGISMADLALHMHLASTPSGETWRGRWQNNDIVAKILNIRDCTARISRDFNEEFPKLRIFSHPNVLPVLGCVNQPPQLATVSQYMARGSLHRLLHGGTGVVVDTARALRLALDVARAMAFLHGLDRQNRCRFHLNSKHIMIDDDLTARVNMADAKFSFQEVGRIYEPAWMSPEALSKRPADINHEASDMWSFAVLLWELATREVPFADLSPMECGMKIALEDLRVSIPPGISPHLAKLIRICMNEDPGKRPSFDMVVPILDKMKR